Proteins from a single region of Desulfosporosinus sp. Sb-LF:
- a CDS encoding ACT domain-containing protein yields MTLPREESNRAIITVLGRDQIGIIAWVSGRLAEYSVNILDISQTIVSEFFTMIMVVDLNPAVLELVELARSLENEGNDKGLQVKVQHEDIFTFMHRI; encoded by the coding sequence ATGACATTACCACGGGAAGAATCTAACCGTGCTATTATCACAGTTTTGGGTCGCGATCAAATCGGGATTATTGCTTGGGTTTCTGGACGGTTAGCGGAATATAGCGTTAACATACTTGATATTAGTCAAACGATTGTGAGCGAATTTTTCACGATGATCATGGTGGTAGATTTAAATCCAGCCGTTTTGGAGCTCGTAGAACTAGCACGCTCCTTGGAAAATGAGGGAAATGATAAAGGACTACAAGTAAAGGTTCAACACGAAGATATTTTTACATTTATGCATCGCATCTGA
- a CDS encoding PFL family protein yields MTITFAREEIQQTIKMIHEENLDIRTITMGISLLDCGSEDISRMETKIYDKVTKIAERLVTVGEQISARYGIPIINKRVSVTPIAIAAAHLNTEEMVRIAKVLDRAAREIGVNFIGGFSALVQKGFTAGDLALIDAIPQALSETEFICSSVNIGTTKTGINMDAVLKMGQVILNCAQLTADRDGIAAAKLVVFCNAPEDNPFMAGAFHGVGEPECVINVGVSGPGVVAKVVKEYPEADFSELSNLIKQTSFKITRMGELIGRATSKALNVPFGIVDLSLAPTPAIGDSVAEILENMGLERCGTHGTTAALALLNDAVKKGGAMASSHVGGLSGAFIPVSEDAGMVKAVEVGALTLDKLEAMTCVCSVGLDMIALPGDVSAETISAIIADEAAIGMINKKTTAVRVIPAIGKKAGERVEFGGLLGGAPIMAIHPFSSSMFVKRGGRIPAPLISLSN; encoded by the coding sequence ATGACAATCACATTCGCACGAGAAGAGATTCAGCAAACGATCAAAATGATTCATGAAGAGAATTTGGATATAAGAACCATTACCATGGGGATTAGCCTTCTTGATTGTGGTTCCGAAGATATTAGTCGGATGGAAACGAAGATTTATGATAAAGTTACAAAGATTGCTGAACGATTAGTGACAGTTGGCGAACAAATTTCGGCGCGTTATGGGATTCCTATTATCAATAAGCGGGTATCTGTTACGCCCATCGCGATTGCGGCCGCTCACTTAAATACAGAAGAAATGGTGCGGATTGCCAAAGTATTAGATCGTGCGGCTAGAGAAATTGGAGTTAATTTTATCGGCGGCTTTTCTGCCTTGGTTCAGAAGGGCTTTACCGCGGGGGATTTAGCGCTTATTGACGCCATCCCACAAGCACTTAGTGAGACTGAATTTATTTGTTCCTCAGTGAATATCGGAACGACTAAAACGGGGATTAACATGGATGCAGTACTAAAAATGGGTCAAGTGATCTTGAATTGCGCTCAACTGACTGCAGACAGAGATGGTATTGCAGCAGCAAAATTAGTCGTATTCTGCAATGCACCAGAGGATAATCCGTTCATGGCTGGTGCTTTCCACGGAGTGGGAGAACCAGAATGTGTTATAAACGTAGGAGTCAGTGGCCCAGGGGTTGTGGCTAAGGTTGTTAAAGAATACCCTGAAGCGGATTTCAGTGAACTATCCAATTTAATTAAACAAACATCCTTTAAGATCACTCGTATGGGTGAGCTGATTGGACGAGCAACCTCGAAGGCTTTAAATGTTCCTTTCGGGATCGTAGATCTTTCTTTAGCACCCACCCCAGCAATAGGAGACAGTGTGGCAGAAATCCTTGAAAATATGGGTCTAGAACGATGTGGAACACATGGAACAACAGCCGCCTTGGCATTGCTTAATGATGCGGTTAAAAAGGGTGGTGCAATGGCTTCTTCCCATGTTGGGGGGTTAAGCGGAGCGTTTATTCCTGTCTCTGAGGATGCGGGAATGGTTAAGGCTGTGGAAGTAGGTGCTTTGACCTTAGATAAGTTGGAAGCAATGACCTGTGTCTGTTCCGTCGGGCTCGATATGATTGCATTACCGGGAGATGTTAGTGCAGAAACGATTTCTGCAATTATCGCAGATGAAGCAGCTATCGGGATGATTAATAAAAAGACAACAGCGGTACGGGTTATTCCGGCAATCGGGAAGAAGGCGGGCGAACGGGTGGAATTTGGCGGGTTGTTAGGTGGAGCACCGATCATGGCCATACATCCTTTTTCTTCAAGTATGTTTGTGAAACGTGGAGGCCGTATTCCAGCTCCTCTCATAAGCTTATCAAACTAA
- a CDS encoding C40 family peptidase, which translates to MLISSSVRMWLGSSTLAGLLLVSSLPALALTQPATILTPMKPTLLASTVEPTGTYAKAVRKQLQWTGSPVMTNVRTVTAGMSVSVKPVEVAAQPTKTVQTTKTTKNDSRPVQVAAVAKKQVSRSDGTGLVNNALSLQGVPYVFGGTSRSGFDCSGYTQYVFNGSGTSLPRTAGEQFNVGSSVNRNELQAGDLVFFTTYAPGASHVGIYIGGGRFVHASNSGVRTTSLGDSYYAGRYLGARRVAQ; encoded by the coding sequence TTGCTTATCTCCTCATCTGTACGGATGTGGCTGGGAAGCTCAACTTTGGCAGGCTTGCTTTTAGTAAGTAGCCTACCTGCGTTGGCCTTAACACAACCCGCGACTATCCTTACACCCATGAAACCGACGCTCTTAGCGTCAACTGTCGAACCAACCGGAACCTATGCTAAAGCTGTGCGAAAGCAATTGCAATGGACTGGGAGTCCTGTGATGACCAATGTCAGGACCGTTACCGCGGGAATGTCGGTATCAGTCAAACCAGTTGAAGTCGCGGCTCAACCCACAAAAACTGTGCAAACTACAAAAACCACTAAAAACGACTCACGACCCGTTCAAGTAGCAGCAGTCGCTAAGAAACAAGTTTCTCGATCCGACGGAACAGGGCTTGTGAATAATGCTCTGAGCTTACAGGGCGTGCCTTACGTCTTTGGAGGAACTAGCCGAAGTGGCTTTGACTGTTCGGGATATACTCAATATGTTTTTAATGGTTCTGGCACTTCCTTGCCGAGGACGGCAGGAGAACAATTCAACGTGGGTTCTTCAGTAAATCGTAATGAACTCCAAGCAGGGGATCTTGTATTCTTTACGACTTATGCTCCAGGAGCTTCCCATGTCGGTATTTATATCGGTGGAGGACGTTTTGTTCATGCGTCTAATAGTGGCGTGCGCACTACGAGCCTTGGGGACAGCTATTATGCCGGCCGGTATCTTGGTGCTCGACGGGTTGCTCAGTAA
- the uvrC gene encoding excinuclease ABC subunit UvrC encodes MDLLRQKLTLLPGKPGVYLMKDTQGQIIYVGKAKILKNRVKSYFTGSHDGKTGRLVSQIVDFEYIITESEVEALVLECNLIKKHNPKYNILLRDDKTYPYLVITEEKHPRILVTRKIKKGNGKYFGPYPNATAAKEAARLLNRLFPFRKCRQIPSRACLYYHLDQCLAPCVDDVSLDVYVGMRKEVSSFLKGDQSGILALLEGKMQESSEALHFERAKEYRDLIEDLKQLGEKQNITLNDFIDRDVLGYALTTDQMCIQVFYLRQGKLLARDSFIFPYYEDPEEAFTSFVAQFYIERAVWPQEILLPSIDSLVLSNLFPITVPQKGKKRELIQMAMSNAQTTLHEQITLEMNQQSETQLALATLGELLNIPSPNRIEAFDISNTAGTNTVAGMVQFIEGKPQRRGYRKYKIQPMETSDDTAAMGQVVLRRYTRLISENGLLPNLILVDGGKGQINAALKVLNELNLAIPVAGIVKNDRHQTHGLLDQTGNPVLLPKNHSTFHLLGRIQDEVHRFAITFHRQQRAKNMTLSALDNIAGIGPKRKQCLLRHFSSLEDIQRASIEEIQAAGLPKNAATIIYQYFQDTPL; translated from the coding sequence ATGGATCTACTTCGACAAAAACTGACATTGTTGCCAGGAAAACCGGGCGTGTATTTGATGAAAGATACCCAGGGACAAATTATCTATGTCGGTAAAGCTAAGATACTAAAAAACCGGGTAAAGTCCTATTTTACTGGATCACACGACGGAAAAACCGGTCGACTAGTAAGTCAGATCGTCGATTTTGAATATATCATAACAGAGTCTGAAGTTGAGGCTCTAGTCTTGGAATGCAATCTCATCAAGAAGCATAACCCAAAGTACAATATCCTCTTAAGAGATGATAAAACCTACCCCTATTTAGTGATTACAGAGGAAAAACACCCACGAATTCTCGTCACACGGAAAATAAAAAAAGGAAACGGCAAATACTTCGGACCTTATCCGAATGCAACTGCCGCCAAAGAAGCTGCTCGTCTACTCAATCGGCTTTTTCCTTTTCGAAAATGTCGCCAAATCCCCTCACGGGCTTGTCTTTATTACCATTTAGACCAATGCCTTGCCCCTTGCGTCGATGACGTCTCCCTTGATGTTTACGTGGGAATGCGCAAAGAGGTTTCATCCTTTCTGAAGGGGGATCAAAGCGGAATTCTTGCGCTTTTAGAGGGTAAAATGCAAGAGTCCTCTGAGGCTCTACATTTTGAACGTGCAAAAGAATATCGGGACCTTATTGAAGATCTAAAACAACTGGGAGAAAAACAAAACATTACTCTCAATGATTTTATTGATCGGGATGTTCTTGGGTACGCACTTACCACCGATCAAATGTGCATTCAGGTTTTTTACTTACGTCAAGGTAAATTGTTGGCACGAGATAGTTTTATCTTTCCCTATTATGAAGACCCCGAAGAAGCGTTCACCTCTTTTGTCGCTCAGTTCTACATTGAGCGTGCGGTATGGCCTCAGGAAATCTTACTCCCTTCGATCGACTCTCTGGTTTTATCAAACCTATTTCCCATAACTGTTCCTCAAAAAGGAAAAAAACGGGAACTAATTCAGATGGCGATGTCCAATGCACAGACCACTCTTCATGAGCAAATCACACTAGAAATGAACCAACAATCTGAAACACAACTGGCGTTGGCCACACTTGGCGAACTATTGAATATCCCGTCTCCCAACCGAATTGAAGCTTTTGACATCTCAAATACGGCTGGAACAAACACTGTTGCTGGCATGGTTCAATTCATCGAGGGTAAACCCCAGCGCAGAGGATACCGAAAATATAAAATCCAACCCATGGAGACGTCCGATGATACAGCTGCCATGGGGCAGGTCGTTCTACGCAGGTATACACGATTGATTTCAGAAAATGGCCTTTTGCCAAACTTAATCTTAGTTGATGGGGGTAAAGGACAAATTAATGCGGCTTTAAAGGTTCTAAATGAACTTAACTTGGCTATTCCTGTCGCAGGGATAGTTAAAAATGATCGTCATCAAACCCACGGGCTTCTAGATCAAACTGGCAACCCCGTCCTATTACCCAAAAACCACTCCACATTTCATTTACTTGGAAGGATCCAAGATGAGGTCCATCGTTTCGCTATCACGTTTCACCGTCAACAACGCGCAAAAAATATGACACTTTCTGCTCTGGACAACATTGCCGGTATCGGGCCAAAACGCAAACAATGCCTGCTGCGTCACTTTTCATCTCTTGAAGACATTCAGCGCGCAAGCATCGAGGAGATCCAAGCGGCCGGGCTCCCAAAAAATGCCGCAACAATAATCTATCAATATTTTCAGGATACACCCTTATAA
- a CDS encoding DMT family transporter has translation MLKLLNFPFLIAAISGIAMAIQGTINSCLSQKTSLISATFLVHIIGSLIALIAVIAWRDPLSKHNWGAVPWYLYLGGVLSVIIVGLVALSIPKIGVCNATTAIIIGQVSTAVLIDHFGCFGVSRMPWNPWQIVGIGFFAAGAKLLFR, from the coding sequence ATGTTAAAACTACTCAATTTTCCATTTTTGATTGCGGCTATCTCGGGAATTGCGATGGCAATACAAGGGACTATAAATTCGTGCTTAAGTCAAAAAACATCCTTGATTTCTGCAACATTCCTTGTCCACATCATTGGCTCTCTTATTGCTTTGATTGCAGTAATAGCTTGGCGAGACCCTCTTTCAAAACACAATTGGGGGGCTGTGCCATGGTATCTTTACCTTGGAGGTGTACTCAGTGTCATCATTGTAGGACTTGTTGCTCTAAGCATCCCAAAAATTGGCGTCTGTAATGCGACCACGGCAATTATCATCGGGCAGGTTAGTACGGCTGTACTTATCGACCATTTTGGATGTTTTGGGGTAAGTCGTATGCCTTGGAATCCATGGCAAATCGTAGGAATTGGATTTTTTGCTGCAGGGGCCAAACTTCTTTTCCGTTAG
- the mqnE gene encoding aminofutalosine synthase MqnE → MEFAPVFNGLEDVYKKMLTKQRLDRQDGLNLLQTTNILGLGYLANERRRSICGDQVFFNNNAHINYSNVCKVRCGLCAFGKDQGEKGSYTMSIEEVVQKAGQFGDQGVTEIHIVGGIHPDLPFTYYLDMIRKIKERVPQVSLKAFTAAEYDYFAQIENVPVIEILKTLKEAGLSFITGGGAENFSPRVREIICPGKLSGERWLEIHRIAHQLGIPTNANMLYGLIETDEELIDHLLALRALQDETQGFYALIPTAFHPKNTKFEDVPQASALRTLKVIAVARLILDNFRYIKAYWVSSSPQVAQMALSFGANDLDGVVREEKIYHTAGATSPQMQTEQQLIRMIHEAGLEAVERDTYYHVIRRIAPNNE, encoded by the coding sequence GTGGAATTTGCTCCAGTATTCAATGGATTAGAAGACGTATATAAAAAAATGTTGACTAAACAACGACTTGATCGTCAGGATGGCCTAAATCTTTTGCAAACGACCAATATCCTGGGTCTGGGTTACCTGGCGAACGAGCGGAGACGCTCTATCTGTGGTGATCAGGTGTTTTTCAATAATAACGCCCATATTAACTATAGTAATGTATGCAAAGTACGATGCGGGCTTTGTGCTTTTGGTAAAGACCAAGGAGAAAAAGGATCTTATACAATGTCTATAGAAGAAGTAGTTCAAAAAGCAGGACAATTTGGAGACCAAGGAGTGACCGAAATTCATATCGTTGGGGGGATACATCCTGATTTACCATTTACGTATTACCTAGATATGATCCGAAAAATCAAAGAACGTGTTCCACAGGTAAGTTTGAAGGCTTTCACGGCTGCTGAATATGATTATTTTGCCCAGATTGAGAACGTGCCAGTAATCGAAATACTTAAAACTCTGAAGGAAGCTGGCCTTAGCTTTATAACGGGTGGGGGAGCAGAAAACTTCAGTCCAAGGGTTCGGGAGATTATTTGCCCAGGCAAACTAAGTGGTGAGCGATGGTTAGAGATTCATCGTATTGCCCATCAATTAGGAATTCCCACCAATGCTAATATGCTTTATGGCCTGATTGAGACTGATGAAGAGCTTATTGATCATTTGTTAGCCTTACGTGCTTTACAAGATGAAACACAAGGTTTTTACGCACTGATTCCCACTGCTTTCCATCCAAAAAATACTAAATTCGAAGATGTACCTCAGGCGAGCGCACTGCGTACGTTAAAAGTAATCGCAGTAGCGAGGCTGATTTTGGATAATTTTCGTTATATTAAAGCTTATTGGGTGTCATCAAGTCCTCAGGTGGCCCAGATGGCACTTTCGTTCGGAGCAAACGATCTCGATGGGGTAGTCCGGGAGGAAAAAATTTATCATACTGCCGGTGCAACCAGCCCACAAATGCAAACCGAACAGCAGTTGATTCGTATGATTCATGAAGCTGGTTTAGAGGCTGTCGAAAGGGATACGTATTACCACGTTATTAGACGTATCGCTCCTAATAATGAGTGA